A part of Larkinella insperata genomic DNA contains:
- a CDS encoding DUF5686 and carboxypeptidase-like regulatory domain-containing protein produces MLRSILKNGAFILGILLLISRIASAQSTLIKGVITDAKTGETLPFVSVVVPGTTIGTATDTEGQYSLSVPAGQNRIKFSYVGYLSQEKTIKPGQTQVINIKLVVDATLLKEVTVKAKSHYRNRDNPAVQLIRQVIDHKEQNQMGHNAYVEYQQYEKISLALSNLSDRFKNRRIFRNYQFLFTQADSTDGKNRLPAFLEEKVSQVYYRKSPEVKKQQVKAQRRAEFDPRFVDNKGLSKYFNRLYENINIYDNNISIATNQLLSPIANNAPTFYKFFIRDTVKTQQPWLIELGFVPRNKTDLLFEGQLFVTLDGNYAVQNAFLTVNKDINLNYLQDLEARLEFEKSPDGRYHPTQTTLAMEFSLGPNTPGVFGQRVVHFSDYQINQSRPDSVYDGPLEEVAYNPALKPNEAEWSQLRPIPLDKAETKIYRNVDTLQTIPAFRRTMSYATLLIAGFKNVGPFEIGPVNTFYSFNPVEGFRLRFGGRTTTALSKRMFAETYAAYGFKDQKWKYFLSGTYSINNQSVYAFPLHYVRASFQRDTKIPGQDLQFVQEDNFLLSFKRGENNRWLYNDTYRVEYIREFENHFSYKLGFNQLTQRPAGILEYTKSVPEGNLNTSEVLHNTELNLELRYAPGEQFYQGKIYRVPIVNKYPIFTLRYGAGLKVLGGQYQYHNLSANVEKRFYLSQFGYLDATAEGGYILGKNIPFPLLTIHRANQTYAYQLNSYNLMNFLEFVSDHYASVNLQYYLNGFLFNKVPLLKHLKLREVVSFKALTGGLRAENDPAKVSDVYRFPIDEQGRSISYTLNKTPYIEGSVGIANIFKLLRVDLVKRFTYLNHPGVSEWGIRGRFKFDF; encoded by the coding sequence CCTCTGCCCAATCCACCCTGATCAAGGGTGTGATTACCGACGCCAAAACCGGCGAAACACTGCCCTTCGTCAGTGTCGTCGTGCCGGGAACCACCATCGGAACCGCGACCGATACCGAGGGACAATATAGCCTCAGCGTGCCTGCTGGTCAGAACCGCATCAAGTTCTCCTACGTGGGCTACCTGAGTCAGGAAAAAACCATCAAGCCGGGGCAAACCCAGGTCATCAACATCAAGCTGGTCGTCGATGCGACGCTGTTGAAGGAAGTGACCGTCAAGGCCAAAAGCCACTACCGCAACCGCGACAACCCGGCCGTGCAGCTCATCCGGCAAGTCATCGACCACAAGGAGCAGAACCAGATGGGCCACAATGCCTACGTCGAGTACCAGCAGTACGAGAAAATATCACTGGCCCTGAGTAACTTATCCGATCGATTTAAAAACCGACGCATCTTCCGCAATTACCAGTTTCTGTTTACCCAGGCTGATTCGACCGACGGCAAAAACCGGCTTCCGGCATTTCTGGAAGAGAAGGTATCGCAGGTTTACTACCGCAAAAGTCCCGAGGTAAAGAAGCAGCAGGTGAAAGCCCAGCGCCGGGCCGAGTTCGACCCCCGGTTTGTTGACAATAAAGGACTTAGCAAGTATTTTAACCGGCTTTACGAGAACATCAACATCTACGACAACAACATCTCGATTGCCACCAATCAGCTTTTGAGCCCCATTGCCAACAACGCTCCGACGTTTTACAAATTCTTTATCCGCGACACGGTGAAAACCCAGCAGCCCTGGCTGATTGAGCTGGGCTTCGTGCCCCGCAACAAAACCGATCTGCTGTTTGAGGGCCAGTTGTTTGTTACCCTGGATGGCAACTACGCGGTGCAGAACGCTTTTCTGACGGTTAACAAAGACATCAACCTGAATTATTTACAGGACCTGGAAGCCCGGCTGGAGTTTGAGAAAAGTCCCGACGGACGCTATCACCCCACCCAGACGACGCTGGCCATGGAGTTCTCCCTGGGACCCAACACGCCGGGCGTTTTTGGGCAGCGGGTGGTGCACTTTTCCGACTACCAAATCAATCAGAGCAGGCCGGATAGCGTATATGATGGTCCGTTAGAAGAAGTGGCCTACAATCCGGCCCTCAAGCCCAACGAAGCGGAGTGGAGCCAGCTACGGCCTATCCCCTTGGATAAAGCGGAAACCAAGATTTATCGCAACGTCGACACGCTGCAAACCATCCCGGCGTTCCGGCGAACAATGAGCTATGCCACCCTGTTGATTGCCGGTTTTAAGAACGTGGGACCCTTTGAAATCGGGCCGGTCAATACCTTTTACAGCTTCAACCCGGTCGAAGGATTTCGGCTGCGTTTCGGGGGGCGCACCACGACGGCACTCAGCAAACGCATGTTCGCCGAGACCTACGCGGCCTACGGCTTTAAAGATCAGAAGTGGAAGTATTTTCTGAGCGGCACTTACTCGATCAACAACCAGTCGGTTTACGCCTTTCCGCTGCACTACGTCCGGGCCAGCTTCCAGCGGGACACCAAAATTCCGGGGCAGGATCTGCAATTTGTGCAGGAAGACAATTTCCTGCTGTCGTTCAAGCGCGGGGAAAACAACCGCTGGCTCTACAACGATACCTACCGGGTGGAGTACATTCGGGAGTTTGAAAACCATTTTTCCTACAAACTCGGCTTTAACCAGCTAACGCAGCGGCCGGCCGGTATTCTGGAGTATACCAAATCGGTGCCGGAAGGGAACCTGAACACGAGCGAGGTGCTGCACAACACCGAACTGAATCTGGAGTTGCGGTATGCGCCGGGCGAGCAATTCTACCAGGGCAAGATTTACCGGGTGCCGATTGTGAACAAATACCCGATTTTTACGCTGCGCTACGGGGCGGGCCTGAAAGTGCTGGGGGGCCAATACCAGTACCACAACCTGTCGGCCAACGTAGAGAAACGGTTCTACCTGTCGCAGTTCGGATACCTGGATGCCACGGCCGAAGGTGGTTACATTTTGGGCAAAAACATCCCGTTTCCGCTCCTGACCATTCACCGGGCCAACCAGACTTACGCGTATCAGCTCAACTCGTACAACCTGATGAACTTCCTGGAGTTTGTCAGCGACCACTACGCCAGCGTGAACCTGCAATATTACCTGAACGGGTTTCTGTTCAACAAAGTACCGCTTTTGAAACACTTAAAGCTGCGGGAGGTTGTCAGCTTTAAGGCGCTGACGGGGGGACTGCGCGCGGAGAACGATCCGGCAAAAGTGTCCGATGTGTACCGCTTTCCGATCGATGAGCAGGGGCGCTCGATCAGCTACACGCTGAACAAAACGCCGTACATCGAAGGCAGCGTGGGCATTGCCAACATTTTCAAGCTGCTGCGGGTGGATCTGGTCAAGCGGTTTACGTACCTGAATCACCCCGGCGTCTCGGAGTGGGGCATCCGGGGGCGGTTCAAGTTTGATTTTTAA
- a CDS encoding sterol desaturase family protein, whose product MAKNYVSNSQESTRMFNNDLLEMFSKVYFWVPLLIYIPLILFLTYQGLWVAGLPIWLFMGLFAAGLFVWTLTEYVLHRYIFHYEPQNEIGKRLHFIFHGVHHDYPNDAKRLVMPPSASIPLAALFYFLFEWLLPATYNYGFFTGFISGYLVYDMTHYAIHHYNFKSSFMKNIKKHHMLHHYSDPEHGYGVSSDLWDRVFQSGFKK is encoded by the coding sequence ATGGCTAAAAATTATGTCTCCAATTCCCAGGAATCGACCCGAATGTTTAATAATGATCTCCTGGAAATGTTTTCTAAAGTTTATTTCTGGGTCCCGCTACTCATTTACATTCCCCTGATTCTCTTTTTAACGTACCAGGGCTTATGGGTTGCCGGGCTTCCCATCTGGCTGTTTATGGGGCTCTTTGCGGCTGGTCTTTTTGTCTGGACCCTGACCGAATACGTGCTGCACCGGTATATTTTTCACTATGAACCCCAGAACGAAATCGGCAAGCGGCTGCATTTTATTTTTCACGGTGTACACCACGATTACCCAAACGATGCCAAACGGTTGGTGATGCCACCATCGGCCAGTATTCCGCTGGCGGCCCTGTTTTATTTCCTGTTCGAATGGCTGCTCCCCGCTACGTATAACTACGGTTTTTTTACGGGCTTTATCAGTGGTTATCTGGTGTATGACATGACGCATTACGCCATCCACCACTACAACTTCAAAAGTTCGTTTATGAAGAACATAAAAAAGCACCACATGCTGCATCATTACTCCGACCCGGAACACGGGTATGGCGTTAGTTCGGACCTCTGGGACCGTGTTTTTCAATCCGGTTTTAAAAAATAA
- a CDS encoding DUF4833 domain-containing protein has protein sequence MFYIQRDPNTNTICYEVNLDKEGKPEKNNPIHGYWIRYPEGGQRKDLNFIQRKFAYGINSKSIGNDAYELRSVAYNKIPLYLRKDPDNQYHVYVDIDKKECILNRIFIRIDGGTFWHPNVLYIELKGVNPATGKTVIQRIKPS, from the coding sequence ATGTTTTATATTCAGCGGGATCCGAACACCAACACCATTTGCTACGAAGTGAATCTGGATAAAGAAGGGAAACCTGAAAAAAATAACCCGATTCACGGGTACTGGATTCGGTATCCCGAAGGAGGTCAGCGGAAAGATCTGAACTTTATTCAGCGAAAATTTGCCTACGGTATTAATTCCAAGTCAATTGGAAACGATGCGTACGAATTACGGTCGGTCGCGTACAACAAGATACCCTTGTATCTACGGAAAGATCCCGATAATCAATATCATGTTTACGTTGATATTGATAAAAAAGAATGCATTTTAAATCGTATTTTTATTCGCATTGACGGTGGAACCTTCTGGCACCCCAACGTACTTTATATTGAGTTGAAGGGTGTCAATCCGGCTACGGGTAAAACCGTCATCCAACGGATTAAACCTTCCTGA
- a CDS encoding PfkB family carbohydrate kinase → MYDICTIGHITLDKVVTGQSVNYMPGGTSFYFSKALRQFEVNYKLVTALAEKERHIVDTIRQDGIDVSALPSEHTVFFENIYSLDQDYREQNVHHQAASFEVEGMPAIDAQIYHLGPLLSDDISVKLLKALAQKGLVSLDIQGYLRYVSNKKVLYRDWIDKHEALPHVSILKANEHEMEVITGKEDPHEGAKYLADLGVREVIITLGSKGSIVYTEGQFHTIPAFEPSAVVDATGCGDTYMAGYLFKKVKGATVQESGEFGAAMATLKIESSGPFSGTAGTVEDVLKNRRTGKLKNKKTSTVSTF, encoded by the coding sequence ATGTACGATATCTGCACGATTGGACACATTACCCTCGATAAAGTGGTTACCGGCCAATCGGTCAACTACATGCCGGGCGGAACCTCCTTCTATTTTTCCAAAGCGCTTCGGCAATTTGAGGTGAATTACAAGCTGGTAACGGCCCTGGCCGAAAAAGAACGCCATATTGTTGATACCATTCGCCAGGACGGCATTGACGTTAGTGCCTTACCCAGCGAACACACGGTGTTTTTTGAAAACATCTACAGCCTCGATCAGGATTACCGCGAACAGAATGTTCACCACCAGGCGGCTTCGTTTGAGGTGGAGGGTATGCCCGCCATCGACGCCCAAATTTACCACCTGGGGCCGCTGCTCTCGGACGACATTTCGGTGAAACTGCTGAAGGCGTTGGCGCAGAAAGGATTGGTTTCGCTGGATATTCAGGGGTACCTGCGGTACGTGAGCAACAAAAAAGTCTTGTACCGCGACTGGATCGACAAACACGAAGCCCTGCCGCACGTATCGATCCTGAAGGCCAACGAGCACGAAATGGAAGTGATTACCGGCAAGGAAGACCCCCACGAAGGGGCGAAATACCTGGCCGATCTGGGCGTCCGGGAGGTGATCATCACGCTGGGCAGCAAAGGATCGATTGTTTATACAGAGGGTCAGTTTCACACCATTCCGGCGTTTGAACCGTCGGCGGTGGTGGATGCAACGGGCTGCGGAGATACCTACATGGCGGGGTATCTGTTCAAAAAGGTGAAAGGAGCTACGGTGCAGGAATCCGGCGAGTTTGGGGCCGCGATGGCGACGCTCAAGATTGAATCGTCCGGGCCATTTTCCGGAACGGCCGGGACCGTGGAGGACGTGTTGAAAAACCGCCGGACTGGCAAACTCAAAAACAAAAAGACGTCAACGGTGTCTACCTTCTAA
- a CDS encoding HAD family hydrolase, which produces MIKGLLFDYGGTIDTNGLHWGGVLWARYQKYGVPVDQATFNKAYAFGERALAIHPIVKPNHTFYEVLALKTEQQFKFLAEAGFELDQSAIQAIAGDCNEFARQTVAEATPILRTLAEQYPLVMVSNFYGNLNTVLEEFGIRSCFKTVIESAVVGVRKPDPAIYQLGLDYLQLPAQNTVVIGDSYTKDIRPASQLGCRTLWLNVAGWEDTPQSGETASEADAEMTDFAQLPEQLSRLTAKAAQIISDYQ; this is translated from the coding sequence ATGATAAAAGGATTGTTGTTTGATTACGGCGGCACCATCGACACCAACGGCCTGCATTGGGGCGGGGTGCTGTGGGCGCGGTATCAGAAATACGGTGTACCGGTCGATCAGGCCACGTTCAACAAAGCCTACGCATTTGGCGAACGGGCGCTGGCCATCCATCCGATCGTTAAACCGAATCATACGTTTTACGAGGTGCTGGCGCTGAAAACCGAACAGCAATTCAAGTTTCTGGCCGAAGCCGGTTTTGAACTCGATCAAAGCGCCATTCAAGCCATTGCGGGTGACTGCAACGAATTTGCCCGGCAAACCGTCGCGGAAGCGACCCCTATTTTACGGACCCTGGCCGAACAGTATCCGCTGGTGATGGTTTCTAATTTTTACGGGAATCTGAACACGGTTCTGGAAGAATTTGGCATTCGTTCGTGTTTCAAAACCGTCATTGAGTCCGCCGTCGTGGGCGTTCGCAAACCCGATCCGGCCATTTACCAGCTGGGACTGGATTACCTGCAACTCCCCGCCCAGAACACGGTGGTGATTGGTGATTCCTATACGAAAGACATTCGGCCGGCCAGTCAACTGGGTTGCCGCACCCTCTGGCTCAACGTAGCCGGTTGGGAAGATACCCCACAGTCGGGCGAAACCGCTTCGGAAGCGGACGCCGAGATGACCGATTTTGCCCAACTGCCCGAGCAACTGTCCCGGTTAACGGCAAAGGCGGCTCAGATAATTTCTGATTACCAGTAA
- a CDS encoding NTP transferase domain-containing protein, whose protein sequence is MNYAIIAAGEGSRLAQEGFTLPKPMVSLHGERLIDRLIGIFSQNHPDSIRVIINEQSAPLEAHLSVLREKVPVEIVRKSTPSSLHSFYELLKTAPDVEALCLATTDTVFKEEEFRAFIDEFERQPQLDGLMAVTTFVDDESPLFISAGPDRIITAFTDQKTDQTAFVSGGIYCLRRKALDAVAEVIASGTSRMRNYQRYLLESRLTIKAFPFSKIVDVDHVQDIRTAELFLSGVN, encoded by the coding sequence ATGAATTACGCGATAATTGCCGCCGGGGAGGGGTCGCGTTTAGCCCAGGAGGGCTTTACGCTACCCAAACCGATGGTCAGCCTGCACGGCGAGCGATTGATTGACCGGCTGATTGGCATTTTTAGCCAAAACCATCCGGACTCCATTCGGGTCATTATCAACGAACAGTCGGCCCCGCTGGAAGCCCATCTGTCGGTTCTCCGGGAGAAGGTTCCCGTCGAAATCGTCCGAAAATCCACCCCGAGTTCCCTCCACAGTTTTTACGAACTGTTGAAAACCGCTCCGGACGTGGAGGCATTGTGTCTGGCCACCACCGACACGGTATTCAAAGAAGAAGAATTCCGGGCCTTCATCGACGAATTTGAACGCCAGCCGCAGCTCGACGGGCTGATGGCCGTTACCACATTTGTCGATGATGAAAGCCCGCTGTTTATTTCCGCCGGACCCGACCGGATCATCACGGCATTTACCGACCAGAAGACGGACCAAACCGCTTTTGTGTCCGGCGGTATTTACTGCCTGCGCCGAAAGGCCCTGGATGCGGTGGCCGAGGTGATTGCCAGCGGCACCAGCCGGATGCGGAACTACCAGCGGTACTTGCTCGAAAGCCGCTTAACGATCAAAGCTTTTCCGTTTTCCAAGATTGTGGACGTCGATCACGTGCAGGACATCCGGACGGCGGAGCTTTTCTTAAGCGGAGTTAATTGA
- a CDS encoding CDP-alcohol phosphatidyltransferase family protein: MSTLSKNPAGPDTVEPANTAFQNSLKSSDTEEQIDIWFYRPIGYQIARFCAWVDITPNAVTIVSIFFGVAAGILFYYQSLTINVIGMLSLVFANMLDSTDGQLARMTNNKSRLGRILDGVAGDFWFISIHVAICLRSMNEGWSALIWVPGVLAGLSHIVQSAMADYYRNVHLFFIKGTSGSELDNSRDLQKEYDQLSWSRNFGMKLVARNYLNYTKLQERFSPNLQKLLAVIRQKFPNGLPPKLVADFRAQNKPLMKYTNIVQFNTRVLFLFLWLFIDQAWIYFLFDIFVLNPILIYMCVKQEGVSRHFYQQIQTSPENEYKTL, encoded by the coding sequence ATGAGTACGTTGAGCAAGAATCCCGCGGGACCGGACACCGTGGAGCCCGCGAACACCGCGTTCCAGAACTCCCTGAAGTCGTCCGATACCGAGGAACAAATTGATATCTGGTTTTACCGCCCCATTGGCTACCAGATTGCCCGGTTTTGCGCCTGGGTGGACATCACGCCAAACGCGGTAACCATCGTCAGCATCTTTTTCGGGGTGGCCGCTGGTATCTTATTCTATTACCAGTCGCTAACCATCAACGTCATCGGGATGCTGTCGCTGGTGTTTGCCAATATGCTTGACAGTACCGACGGGCAGCTCGCCCGGATGACCAACAACAAAAGTCGGCTGGGCCGGATTCTGGACGGGGTTGCCGGTGATTTCTGGTTTATTTCCATCCACGTGGCCATCTGTCTGCGGAGCATGAACGAAGGCTGGTCGGCGCTGATCTGGGTGCCGGGGGTGCTGGCCGGACTATCGCACATCGTGCAGTCGGCGATGGCGGATTATTACCGGAACGTTCACCTGTTTTTTATCAAAGGCACCTCGGGCAGCGAACTCGACAACAGCCGCGATTTGCAGAAGGAATACGACCAGCTTTCGTGGAGCAGAAATTTCGGAATGAAGCTGGTGGCCCGCAACTACCTTAATTATACCAAATTACAGGAACGGTTTTCGCCCAACTTGCAGAAGCTGCTGGCCGTCATCCGGCAGAAATTCCCGAACGGGTTGCCGCCGAAGCTAGTGGCCGATTTCCGGGCGCAGAACAAGCCGCTGATGAAATACACCAACATCGTCCAGTTCAACACGCGGGTGTTGTTTTTGTTTCTCTGGCTGTTCATCGACCAGGCCTGGATTTATTTTCTCTTCGATATTTTCGTGCTGAACCCCATTCTGATTTATATGTGCGTGAAGCAGGAGGGCGTCAGCCGCCATTTTTACCAGCAGATTCAAACGTCTCCCGAGAATGAGTACAAAACTCTATAA
- a CDS encoding lysylphosphatidylglycerol synthase transmembrane domain-containing protein yields the protein MSTKLYKALFFAIGVVTLVYMMYVMGFAAIWQSITQTGVWFLPVVGSWLVIYVLNALAFYAVIQEPQVPETHRPFGQVLRITIAGYAINYITPFVALGGEPYRIMELKPALGVRKASSSVILYSLMHMFSHIIFWLVSIVLIVAFLPLTDLMLWGCGILLVVGLALGYWFIRVYKKGFTVSTVRLLEKLPLVGRKARALSQEKAETLLEIDHQIRILYADRKPRFYASLLLEFVGRVVGCLEIYFVARALNLNMSVVESLIVSSGSSLFANLIFFFPMQLGTREGGLALALRWIGFPAASGVFIGVVMRIREFVWILIGLALLRVARSKPVPQPAELITNE from the coding sequence ATGAGTACAAAACTCTATAAGGCCTTATTTTTTGCCATCGGGGTCGTGACGCTGGTTTACATGATGTACGTCATGGGATTTGCGGCCATCTGGCAGAGCATCACCCAAACCGGCGTCTGGTTTTTGCCGGTAGTGGGCAGCTGGCTCGTCATTTACGTGCTGAACGCGCTGGCGTTCTACGCCGTTATTCAGGAGCCGCAGGTGCCCGAAACGCACAGGCCGTTCGGCCAGGTGCTGCGCATTACCATTGCCGGTTACGCCATCAATTACATCACGCCGTTTGTCGCGCTGGGCGGGGAGCCGTACCGGATTATGGAGTTGAAACCCGCGCTGGGCGTTCGGAAAGCCAGTTCGTCGGTAATTCTGTACAGCCTGATGCACATGTTTTCGCACATCATTTTCTGGCTGGTTTCCATTGTGCTGATCGTGGCGTTTCTGCCGCTGACCGACCTGATGCTCTGGGGCTGCGGAATCTTGCTAGTGGTCGGTCTGGCGCTAGGTTACTGGTTTATCCGGGTTTATAAAAAAGGATTTACGGTTAGTACAGTTCGGTTACTGGAAAAACTGCCGCTGGTCGGCAGGAAGGCGCGGGCGTTGAGCCAGGAGAAAGCCGAAACGCTGCTGGAAATCGACCACCAGATTCGGATTCTGTACGCCGACCGCAAACCGCGCTTTTACGCGTCGCTGCTGCTCGAATTTGTGGGCCGGGTGGTGGGCTGTCTGGAGATTTATTTCGTTGCCCGGGCGCTGAACCTGAACATGTCGGTGGTCGAATCGCTGATTGTCAGTTCCGGATCGTCGCTGTTTGCCAACCTGATTTTCTTTTTCCCCATGCAGCTCGGTACGCGCGAAGGCGGTCTGGCGCTGGCCCTGCGGTGGATCGGCTTTCCGGCAGCCAGTGGCGTTTTCATCGGCGTGGTCATGCGCATCCGGGAGTTTGTCTGGATCCTGATTGGGCTGGCCTTGCTGCGGGTGGCGCGTTCCAAACCCGTACCCCAGCCCGCCGAGCTGATTACCAACGAATAA